From Nicotiana tabacum cultivar K326 chromosome 22, ASM71507v2, whole genome shotgun sequence, one genomic window encodes:
- the LOC107806077 gene encoding receptor-like protein EIX2, whose translation MKVLAITFCFFLFFISTNTKFSVCIDICRENEQQALESLKKEVYDPTNFLSSWIVGKDCCEWEGVVCHNLTRHVIELHIGGDGPNLLSNNLGWLPSLSNLENLEMEGVDLSNATNWLQVINMLPSLVELRLIDCSLHHIPPLLHHNFSSFETLDLSRNNFRSSIPKWVFDLPSLVSLDLSYSNFIGPFPEGPVNFTSLTSFRASGNSFNCLLPRWLFDLNNLETLELGSSGIEGAMPSEAANVTKHKYLDLSFNNLNSTIPNWSYRCKDLESLSLQGNNIEGVVSNAISNLSSITSIDLSGNMLSGKLPNVIGKLSKLGSLDLSGNLFEGELFELFNSRSNFLPAGLRNSSSLTRLYLRDNKLTGTLPESLSQLTILDEFDISNNTLEGVVTESHFTNWTQLRHFFASNNNLTLKVSQKWIPPFQAYRILIGSWNIGPLFPMWLQTQKNIISVDISNGGIQGEVPTWFWKLSSQFQFLDLSHNQFVGEVPTWFWNLSSQFRILDLSHNQFIGEVPIISTPYILLMLLGSNNFYGPLPQVPPDLNGLDLSNNSFSGGLSHLLCETNKNRSYELNILKLEGNDLSGEIPDCWMNWPELIVLNLGDNNLIGGIPRSMEVLSNLLSLDFRRNRLTGPLPSSLANCTKLLKIDLAENEFVGQLPPWLGMRLSKLIILSLSSNRFYGELPLEICYLKGLQILDLANNSFVGTIPRCISNLTAMIAKKKLGKLDLEYFLDVVGPSFREKAMVTTKGNNYQYDKTLALVTSMDMSNNNLCGDIPISFTSLVRLRFCNFSKNHLTGMIPNGIGDMKVLESIDLSKNQLSGQIPQSISSLSTLSFLNLSYNNLSGKIPVGTQLQSFTYSSFQGNELCGLPLLVNCSSGGQIPDVDIEKDESDEDELDWFYIAMSIGFGLSFWGVCSCLLFKRSWRHAYYQFLDSCWESLRVKIQIWEWI comes from the coding sequence ATGAAGGTGTTAGCAATAACATTctgttttttcttgtttttcatttCGACAAACACCAAGTTTAGTGTTTGTATTGACATTTGCAGAGAAAATGAGCAACAAGCATTAGAGAGTCTGAAGAAAGAAGTATATGATCCCACAAATTTTCTCTCCTCTTGGATTGTTGGGAAAGATTGTTGTGAATGGGAAGGGGTTGTGTGTCACAATCTGACTCGTCATGTGATTGAACTACACATAGGCGGTGATGGACCAAATCTTCTAAGCAATAACCTTGGGTGGCTTCCAAGTCTTTCAAATCTTGAGAACTTGGAGATGGAGGGTGTGGATCTCAGCAATGCAACTAACTGGCTACAGGTCATTAACATGCTTCCTTCTCTTGTTGAGCTTCGTTTAATTGATTGTAGTCTTCATCATATACCACCTCTACTTCATCataatttttcttcatttgaAACACTCGACCTTTCTAGGAATAACTTTAGATCTTCTattcccaaatgggttttcgaTCTCCCTAGTCTTGTTTCTCTTGATTTGAGTTATAGTAATTTTATTGGCCCTTTTCCCGAAGGTCCTGTTAACTTTACTTCTCTCACGAGCTTCAGGGCAAGTGGCAACTCTTTCAATTGTCTTTTACCCAGATGGTTGTTTGATCTTAATAATCTTGAAACTCTTGAGCTTGGTTCTAGTGGTATAGAAGGTGCGATGCCGAGTGAGGCCGCAAACGTAACAAAACATAAATATCTTGATCTTTCATTCAACAACCTCAACTCCACTATCCCGAATTGGTCATATCGATGCAAAGATTTGGAATCACTTAGTCTTCAAGGAAACAATATTGAGGGAGTAGTTTCAAATGCgatttcaaatttgagctcaataACTAGCATTGACCTTTCTGGAAATATGCTTTCTGGAAAATTACCAAATGTAATAGGAAAGTTATCGAAATTAGGTTCGCTTGATCTCTCAGGAAATCTATTCGAGGGAGAACTATTTGAATTGTTCAACAGTAGGAGTAATTTCCTTCCCGCAGGATTGAGAAATAGTTCTTCTTTGACGAGATTGTATCTAAGAGACAATAAACTGACTGGAACTCTCCCAGAGAGTCTTAGCCAACTCACAATTCTAGATGAATTTGACATCTCTAATAATACGTTGGAAGGTGTTGTAACAGAAAGCCATTTCACCAACTGGACACAATTAAGGCACTTCTTTGCATCTAACAATAATCTGACTTTAAAAGTTAGTCAAAAGTGGATTCCACCTTTCCAAGCCTATCGTATTTTAATAGGCAGCTGGAATATAGGTCCTCTATTTCCCATGTGGCTCCAGACTCAAAAGAATATAATTAGTGTGGACATATCAAATGGTGGAATACAAGGTGAGGTTCCAACTTGGTTTTGGAAATTATCTTCCCAATTTCAGTTTCTCGATCTTTCTCACAACCAGTTTGTTGGGGAGGTTCCAACTTGGTTTTGGAACTTATCTTCCCAGTTTCGGATTCTCGATCTTTCTCATAACCAATTTATTGGTGAGGTTCCAATCATTTCAACACCTTATATTTTGTTAATGTTATTGGGTTCCAACAATTTCTATGGTCCGCTACCTCAGGTTCCACCCGATTTAAATGGGCTAGACCTCTCGAACAATTCTTTTTCAGGAGGTTTATCTCACTTATTGTGCGAAACAAATAAGAACAGATCCTATGAATTGAATATCTTAAAACTCGAGGGAAATGATTTGTCAGGAGAAATTCCTGATTGTTGGATGAATTGGCCAGAGTTGATAGTTTTAAACTTGGGGGACAATAACTTGATTGGAGGAATACCAAGATCCATGGAGGTTTTAAGTAATTTGTTATCTTTGGACTTCCGAAGAAATAGACTTACTGGTCCATTACCTTCGTCATTAGCAAACTGTACAAAGTTGCTGAAAATTGATTTAGCTGAGAACGAATTCGTTGGACAACTACCACCATGGTTAGGAATGAGGCTTTCAAAATTGATAATTCTTAGCCTTAGCTCAAACAGATTCTATGGTGAATTGCCTCTAGAAATTTGTTACCTCAAAGGTCTTCAAATCTTAGACCTTGCAAACAATAGTTTCGTTGGAACCATACCAAGGTGTATTAGCAATTTAACAGCAATGATCGCCAAAAAGAAGTTGgggaaacttgatcttgagtatTTTCTAGATGTAGTTGGACCAAGTTTTAGAGAAAAAGCAATGGTGACAACTAAAGGCAATAACTACCAATATGATAAAACATTGGCATTGGTTACCAGCATGGATATGTCTAACAATAATCTCTGTGGAGATATTCCTATAAGTTTTACCAGTCTTGTAAGATTGAGATTCTGTAATTTCTCAAAAAACCATCTGACAGGTATGATCCCAAATGGCATTGGTGACATGAAAGTGCTTGAATCCATTGATCTTTCAAAAAATCAACTTTCTGGTCAAATCCCGCAAAGCATTTCGAGTTTGTCAACTTTGAGCTTCCTGAATCTATCTTATAACAATTTGTCAGGAAAGATACCTGTGGGCACTCAACTTCAAAGCTTTACTTACTCGAGTTTCCAGGGAAATGAGCTTTGCGGGCTTCCACTCTTGGTGAACTGCAGTTCAGGTGGTCAAATTCCTGATGTTGATATTGAAAAAGATGAGAGTGATGAAGATGAACTAGATTGGTTCTACATTGCAATGTCAATAGGATTTGGTCTTAGCTTTTGGGGAGTATGTTCTTGTTTGCTTTTCAAGAGATCATGGAGACATGCTTATTATCAGTTTTTAGATAGTTGTTGGGAATCCTTGCGTGTAAAGATACAAATATGGGAATGGATATGA